The following are from one region of the Arachis duranensis cultivar V14167 chromosome 10, aradu.V14167.gnm2.J7QH, whole genome shotgun sequence genome:
- the LOC107471385 gene encoding uncharacterized protein LOC107471385 encodes MDNITASEVAGLGVGTLLLCATIAAPKIDAFFSSSQRSALGMCRRCGNLRRLACSRCKGTGSVKEGGILRLGSNLIDDLYENLGYQSKVKQISCVKCQARGYFSCPECSKQ; translated from the exons ATGGATAACATCACAGCAAGCGAAGTTGCAGGTTTGGGAGTTGGCACGCTTCTCCTTTGTGCCACCATTGCTGCCCCCAAAATCGatgctttcttctcttcttctcagcGCAG TGCACTGGGGATGTGCAGGCGATGTGGCAATCTGAGGAGATTAGCTTGTTCTAGATGTAAAGGAACTGGCTCAGTCAAAGAAGGTGGAATACTAAGACTCGGTAGTAACCTCATAGATGACTTGTATGAAAATCTTGGTTATCAATCAAAGGTCAAGCAGATATCTTGTGTAAAATGTCAAGCCAGAGGTTACTTTTCATGTCCTGAATGTTCTAAACAATAA
- the LOC107471387 gene encoding 30S ribosomal protein S31, mitochondrial, whose protein sequence is MASSAMQRCGIAATARWLTASSTACGGGGLPTVCGRGDKKTKKGKRFKGSYGNARPKKEKMIERIKDKVEVPRSTPWPLPFKLI, encoded by the coding sequence ATGGCGAGCAGTGCGATGCAGCGGTGCGGCATAGCAGCCACTGCAAGGTGGTTGACGGCGTCCTCGACGGCGTGTGGAGGAGGAGGTTTACCTACGGTGTGCGGGCGAGGTGACAAGAAGACGAAGAAGGGGAAGAGATTCAAGGGATCGTACGGTAACGCTAGGCcgaagaaggagaagatgatAGAACGGATCAAGGACAAAGTGGAAGTCCCCAGGTCCACTCCTTGGCCTCTCCCTTTCAAGCTCATTTGA